Proteins from one Fragaria vesca subsp. vesca linkage group LG6, FraVesHawaii_1.0, whole genome shotgun sequence genomic window:
- the LOC101304792 gene encoding uncharacterized protein YtfP-like, whose product MSLSLARFALHSRVFYDVATTGNSNRRLISTLKNRKFSSTASPRAQNKGSEELLVVVGAGAAGVYGAIRAKTLVPNLNVVLIEKARPLAKVKVSGGGRCNVTNGHCVETMMLAENYPRGHKELKGAFFNTHGPVDTMTWFSDHGVELKTEDDGRVFPVSNSSSTIIDCLMSESTRLGVSLQTGKAVITASPTDGGKFLLGIEKRTPSSVEYVEADYLLIASGNGKQGYSLASQLGHSIVDPVPSLFTFKIEDPQLADLSGITFPKVKAKLKIENLQRNIPQLTQVGPVLVTHWGFSGPAILRLSAWGACVLSRTGYKGTLILDFTPDVHIEDVKSILTQHKNKFAKQKVANSYPTEFGLVKRFWKYILGRQGLLGDILWASISKDSLVSVAHMLKHCDFSVKGKSQYKDEFVTAGGVPLSEISLNTMESKIQPRLFFAGEVLNVDGITGGFNFQNAWSGGYIAGTSIGKQAVSAQLDEANSVSNF is encoded by the exons ATGAGCCTCTCTCTGGCGCGCTTCGCCCTTCATTCCAGGGTCTTCTACGACGTCGCAACTACCGGAAACAGTAACCGTCGTCTTATTTCGACCCTCAAGAATCGGAAGTTTAGTTCCACTGCCTCTCCCAGAGCTCAAAACAAG GGAAGTGAAGAGCTGCTAGTGGTAGTTGGAGCTGGAGCTGCTGGGGTTTATGGAGCGATTAGAGCTAAAACCCTGGTTCCTAATCTCAATGTGGTGCTCATTGAGAAAGCGAGGCCCCTGGCCAAG GTGAAAGTTTCCGGGGGAGGCCGGTGCAATGTGACAAATGGGCATTGCGTTGAAACCATG ATGTTGGCAGAGAACTATCCGAGAGGTCATAAAGAATTGAAAGGAGCGTTTTTCAACACTCATGGGCCGGTGGATACCATGACTTGGTTTTCTGATCATGGGGTGGAGCTGAAG ACTGAGGATGATGGAAGGGTGTTTCCTGTCAGCAACAGTTCGTCTACGATTATTGATTGTCTAATGTCTGAATCGACACGGTTGGGAG TTTCTCTGCAGACCGGAAAAGCTGTGATAACTGCATCTCCTACTGATGGTGGGAAATTTCTTCTAGGCATTGAAAAGCGTACTCCCAGTTCTGTTGAATATGTTGAAGCTGATTATCTTTTGATTGCCAGCGGTAATGGCAAGCAG GGGTACAGTCTTGCATCTCAGCTTGGTCATTCAATTGTCGATCCTGTACCAAGCTTATTTACTTTCAAGATTGAGGATCCACAGCTGGCTGACTTGTCAGGG ATCACATTCCCTAAAGTCAAGGCTAAGCTGAAAATAGAGAATCTCCAAAGGAATATACCACAGCTTACACAG GTTGGACCTGTGCTAGTCACACACTGGGGATTCAGTGGGCCAGCAATTCTTCGCTTATCTGCCTGGGGTGCCTGTGTTTTATCCCGTACAGGTTACAAAG GGACTCTTATTCTGGACTTTACACCTGATGTGCATATAGAAGATGTGAAATCAATCCTCACACAACACAAAAATAAGTTTGCG AAGCAAAAGGTCGCTAATTCATATCCTACAGAATTTGGCCTTGTGAAGAGATTTTGGAAATATATATTGGGTCGCCAG GGTTTACTTGGTGATATCTTGTGGGCATCCATTTCAAAGGATTCATTAGTTTCAGTTGCTCATATGTTAAAGCACTGTGACTTTTCTGTTAAAGGAAAG AGTCAATATAAGGATGAATTTGTCACTGCTGGTGGTGTTCCGCTTTCTGAG ATATCATTGAACACAATGGAAAGCAAAATTCAGCCACGCCTATTCTTTGCAGGGGAG GTACTGAATGTTGATGGAATAACGGGTGGTTTCAATTTTCAG AATGCATGGTCTGGGGGATATATAGCAGGAACTAGTATCGGTAAACAAGCAGTTAGTGCTCAACTCGATGAGGCGAATTCAGTAAGCAATTTCTAG
- the LOC101305093 gene encoding pentatricopeptide repeat-containing protein At3g28660-like — protein sequence MKRVAYTRIQAWKRCMSLAQCCTTMRSLKPTHAVFITHGLHLNNFAVSKLLAFCALSDSGSLRYASLIFHQVPAPNAYMYNTLIRAHSASSDPHLAMYYFQLMSKQIDLEPDNFTFHFAILGCVNCGWIGPGRQMHCLVVKNGLVAADAHVQTAVVRLYVECGVLGDAHKVFDEIPERDMVQWNVIMNGYVKRGLASEALRVFQDMLVRGFEPDGFCVATGLAACAHLGALWQGKWIHEYVRKREGLNSDVFIGTALVDMYAKCGCIDLAVEAFEGMGKRNVVSWSAMIGAYGVHGYATEAISCLERMQVDDGVKPDGVVLLGVLTACNHGGLLEKGKALLDNMKAKYGIVPKHEHYSCVIDLLCKAGRLSDAFELIRRMPMKPLASVWGALLSGCRIHNNVDLAEIAVEQLLQVANDDRGEEVGAYVQLSNIYLGAQRSEDALRIRKMIGEKGIKKTPGCSMLEVDGKVNEFVSGDVSHSHCVQICTMLDLISADSFQDP from the coding sequence ATGAAGCGAGTGGCCTACACCAGAATCCAAGCATGGAAGCGGTGCATGTCTCTAGCCCAATGCTGCACCACCATGCGCTCTCTCAAACCCACCCACGCCGTCTTCATCACCCACGGCCTCCACCTCAACAACTTCGCCGTCAGCAAACTCCTCGCCTTTTGCGCCCTCTCCGACTCCGGCAGCCTCCGCTACGCCTCCCTCATATTCCACCAAGTCCCCGCCCCCAACGCCTACATGTACAACACTCTCATCAGAGCCCACTCCGCCAGCTCGGATCCTCATCTCGCTATGTATTATTTCCAGCTCATGTCAAAACAAATCGACTTGGAACCCGATAATTTCACGTTTCATTTCGCCATCTTGGGATGTGTAAACTGCGGTTGGATTGGTCCGGGGAGGCAGATGCATTGTCTGGTGGTTAAGAACGGGTTGGTTGCGGCGGATGCGCATGTTCAGACTGCGGTTGTGAGGCTGTATGTGGAGTGCGGGGTTTTAGGGGACGCACACAAGGTGTTTGATGAAATTCCTGAGAGAGATATGGTACAGTGGAATGTGATTATGAATGGGTATGTCAAGCGTGGCTTGGCTTCCGAGGCTTTGAGGGTGTTCCAGGATATGTTGGTGCGTGGGTTCGAGCCGGATGGGTTTTGTGTCGCCACGGGGCTTGCGGCGTGTGCGCATTTGGGGGCTCTTTGGCAGGGGAAGTGGATTCATGAGTATGTTAGAAAGAGGGAGGGGTTGAATTCGGATGTGTTTATTGGGACGGCACTTGTGGATATGTATGCAAAGTGTGGTTGTATTGATTTGGCTGTGGAAGCGTTTGAGGGGATGGGGAAAAGGAATGTGGTGTCGTGGTCGGCCATGATTGGAGCCTATGGGGTGCATGGTTATGCGACAGAAGCAATTTCTTGCTTGGAGAGAATGCAGGTAGATGATGGAGTCAAGCCTGATGGTGTTGTCCTTCTAGGAGTACTAACAGCCTGTAATCATGGAGGATTGCTTGAGAAGGGTAAGGCTCTGTTGGACAACATGAAAGCAAAATATGGGATTGTGCCCAAGCACGAGCATTATAGTTGTGTTATAGACTTGCTGTGTAAGGCGGGTCGATTAAGTGATGCGTTTGAGCTTATTAGAAGAATGCCCATGAAGCCGCTTGCTTCTGTGTGGGGTGCTTTATTGAGTGGGTGTCGTATCCATAATAATGTAGATCTTGCAGAGATTGCTGTCGAGCAACTTCTACAGGTAGCAAATGATGACAGGGGAGAAGAAGTCGGTGCTTATGTTCAGTTATCAAACATTTATTTAGGTGCCCAGAGAAGTGAAGATGCACTTAGGATAAGGAAGATGATTGGTGAAAAGGGAATCAAGAAGACACCAGGTTGCAGCATGCTAGAGGTGGATGGGAAGGTTAATGAGTTTGTATCAGGAGATGTGTCCCATTCCCATTGTGTTCAGATATGTACAATGTTGGATCTAATATCTGCTGACTCGTTTCAGGACCCGTAA
- the LOC101305392 gene encoding uncharacterized protein LOC101305392 — MEFFKKAKAVRFRSHHDKYLLAGDDGESIWQDRDGYVRNARWVVEMNESGTAIRLKSCYGKYLTASNMPGLLGMKSKKVVQTLPKTLDSTVEWEPIREEGFKVKLKMAGSHDEFLRANGGVPPWRNSITHDTAHRKLAKEWVLWDLDVVEIVRAKKTMPDGGDLEQWESCSSSSENDDMISLPTKQNSDSKNSESPSDMEVFKKAKVVRFRSHHDKYLIADEDGETVTQDRDGTSTNARWTVEFVNHAETVRFKSCYGKYLTASNQPFRPGRGYKVLQTQPRLRLDSSMEWEPVREGLQVRLVTPYGQFLCANGGVPPWRNSITHDAPGKIVRQDWILWDVDVLKKRSDDFTTTDDDDEESSQLDEPKSQREDIIMPIGSKRDRFREEVRANVIRFSDKMKKVGLKHHAMEFFKKARVIRLRSHHDKYLIAEDDQESVCQDRDGTVRNARWTVEITKNGTLRFKSVYEKYLTASNMPFRLGLRGKKVLQTLPKRLDSSLEWEPVREGYQIKLKTPYGQFLRANGGVPPWRNSITHDVPHRSARQDWILWDIDVVELKRDSPEHPSMAAAEPAPPARAQSPPAKAQSPHAELARARAQSPPSKAQSAHAKAQSPRAAPQSPPAVEEPPPPPPELPDEEIPESSTSTKIELRSLQLGQEESGKSFDHGSPMKKDGRMIFYHVADDIGEAPDDGTQDVSFLFKGSGVEDLKKMLKEETGLEDFQVCSRNPLNGQLYPLRLHLPPNNHDMHVVVVPSLT, encoded by the exons ATGGAGTTTTTCAAAAAAGCAAAGGCGGTACGTTTCCGGAGCCACCACGACAAGTACTTATTAGCCGGCGACGATGGAGAGTCTATTTGGCAAGACCGTGATGGATACGTGAGGAACGCAAGATGGGTGGTGGAGATGAACGAGAGCGGAACAGCCATACGTCTAAAGAGCTGTTATGGAAAGTACTTAACGGCGTCAAACATGCCTGGACTTCTGGGAATGAAGAGCAAGAAGGTGGTGCAGACATTGCCGAAGACGTTGGATTCGACGGTTGAGTGGGAGCCTATCAGAGAAGAAGGGTTCAAGGTGAAGCTGAAGATGGCGGGTAGTCATGACGAGTTTTTGAGAGCCAATGGAGGTGTGCCACCATGGCGCAACTCCATCACGCATGATACTGCTCATCGGAAGCTGGCCAAGGAATGGGTGTTGTGGGATTTGGACGTGGTGGAGATTGTTAGGGCAAAGAAAACGATGCCGGATGGCGGTGACTTGGAGCAATGGGAATCTTGTTCGTCCTCATCGGAGAATGATGACATGATATCTTTGCCGACGAAACAAAATTCAGACAGCAAAAACAGCGAA AGCCCGTCAGACATGGAGGTATTCAAGAAAGCCAAAGTGGTACGGTTTCGAAGCCACCATGATAAATATCTAATTGCAGACGAAGATGGAGAGACTGTAACACAAGACAGGGACGGAACATCCACAAATGCTAGATGGACAGTGGAGTTTGTCAACCATGCAGAAACTGTACGTTTCAAAAGTTGTTACGGGAAATACCTAACGGCGTCAAACCAGCCATTCAGACCAGGGAGAGGCTACAAAGTCTTGCAAACGCAGCCAAGGTTGAGACTGGATTCCTCTATGGAATGGGAGCCTGTTAGGGAGGGATTACAGGTCCGGCTTGTGACGCCCTACGGCCAATTCTTGTGCGCAAATGGGGGAGTTCCACCTTGGAGAAATTCGATCACGCATGACGCTCCGGGAAAAATTGTCAGGCAGGATTGGATTCTGTGGGATGTAGATGTGTTAAAGAAGCGTTCAGATGATTTTACAACAACAGATGATGATGATGAAGAATCTTCACAATTAGATGAACCCAAATCTCAAAGGGAGGACATTATAATGCCTATAGGATCAAAAAGGGATAGATTTCGCGAAGAAGTGAGAGCAAATGTTATTCGTTTTTCTGATAAAATGAAGAAAGTCGGACTAAAG CACCACGCCATGGAGTTTTTCAAAAAAGCTAGAGTGATACGGTTGCGAAGCCACCATGACAAATATCTAATAGCAGAGGATGATCAAGAGTCTGTATGCCAAGATCGTGATGGAACGGTGAGAAATGCTAGATGGACAGTGGAGATTACCAAAAATGGTACTTTACGTTTCAAAAGCGTTTATGAAAAATACTTAACAGCTTCTAATATGCCATTCCGTCTAGGATTGAGAGGCAAGAAAGTTTTACAAACCTTACCAAAGAGACTGGATTCTTCCTTGGAATGGGAGCCTGTAAGAGAGGGATACCAAATTAAGCTCAAGACACCCTATGGTCAGTTCTTGCGTGCAAATGGCGGCGTACCGCCTTGGAGAAACTCCATCACGCATGATGTCCCTCATAGATCAGCAAGACAGGATTGGATTTTGTGGGATATAGATGTTGTGGAGCTTAAACGAGACTCTCCTGAACATCCATCAATGGCTGCGGCAGAGCCCGCTCCTCCTGCAAGGGCACAATCCCCTCCTGCAAAGGCACAATCCCCTCATGCAGAGCTGGCTCGTGCAAGGGCACAATCCCCTCCTTCAAAGGCACAATCCGCTCATGCAAAAGCACAATCCCCTCGTGCAGCGCCACAATCCCCTCCTGCAGTGGAAGAACCCCCTCCTCCACCACCTGAATTACCTGATGAAGAGATTCCAGAATCAAGCACTTCGACTAAAATTGAGCTTAGGTCTCTCCAACTTGGCCAAGAAGAG TCAGGGAAGTCATTTGATCATGGTTCGCCAATGAAAAAGGATGGAAGAATGATCTTCTATCATGTAGCAGATGATATAGGAGAGGCTCCTGACGATGGAACACAAGATGTTTCCTTTTTATTCAAAGGTAGTGGGGTAGAGGACTTGAAGAAAATGCTGAAGGAAGAGACAGGGCTCGAAGATTTTCAAGTATGTTCACGCAATCCACTGAATGGCCAACTTTATCCACTTCGCTTACATCTTCCTCCAAACAACCATGATATGCATGTTGTGGTGGTTCCCTCCTTGACTTGA
- the LOC101301214 gene encoding uncharacterized protein LOC101301214, with the protein MIIKTVDECAYFPTMTIKGGTSQACAACKYQRRRCTKDCELAPHFPADQLKQFQNAHRLYGVSNIMKVLKQTGPGKKEEAMRSIIYESNMRAKFPVTGCMGIINQLTFQLQQAYEELRYVRSHLAICRDQCQYQYNSPTCPSSQLQLGLQTNDHEALQLYQQQYQYHQYNSAAGSSGGGGGGMSEYLANGINGLYIDENDSVVKPLRVQQFYYGNNNVDAVAVQHNLMTSQGFPIQQEMDVPHDYDDIPFDTIADDRQSYIESKEACESRYTCIQINLKVSFGVLKH; encoded by the coding sequence ATGATCATCAAAACAGTCGATGAATGCGCGTATTTTCCGACCATGACGATCAAAGGAGGCACAAGCCAGGCCTGTGCTGCGTGCAAGTACCAGAGACGACGGTGCACCAAGGACTGCGAGCTCGCCCCTCATTTTCCGGCCGACCAGCTCAAACAGTTCCAGAACGCTCATCGCCTCTACGGCGTTTCAAATATCATGAAGGTTTTGAAGCAGACTGGCCCGGGGAAAAAAGAAGAGGCGATGCGATCCATTATCTACGAATCAAACATGAGAGCCAAGTTTCCGGTCACCGGATGCATGGGAATCATCAACCAATTGACATTCCAACTCCAGCAAGCCTACGAGGAGCTCCGGTATGTCCGGTCCCACCTCGCCATCTGCCGTGACCAGTGCCAGTACCAGTACAATTCACCCACGTGTCCGTCTTCGCAGCTACAATTAGGGCTTCAAACAAACGACCACGAGGCGCTGCAGCTCTACCAGCAGCAGTACCAATATCATCAGTATAACTCTGCCGCCGGTAGCAGCGGCGGCGGTGGTGGTGGGATGTCGGAGTATCTGGCGAATGGGATTAATGGGCTTTACATCGATGAGAATGACAGTGTGGTAAAACCTCTCAGGGTTCAGCAGTTTTATTATGGGAACAATAATGTCGATGCTGTGGCAGTTCAACATAATCTGATGACATCCCAAGGGTTTCCCATTCAACAAGAAATGGATGTTCCTCATGACTATGATGACATTCCATTCGATACAATTGCTGATGATCGTCAATCGTACATCGAATCTAAAGAGGCCTGTGAATCGAGGTATACATGCATACAAATAAATTTAAAGGTCTCATTTGGTGTATTAAAACATTGA